DNA from Victivallaceae bacterium:
AGAAGAAGGCGAAAAAAACGGTGTTTGTGGTTTTAATACGGGGGGGACTTTGGGATATATGGGACCATGTCCGCCTGATCGCAAACACAGGTATTTTTTTACTCTTTATGCTCTGGATCGATTAACCGATTTTCAGGAGGGGTTATCCAGGTCCGAATTTTTACAATTAATCGAACCTCATGTTATCGAAAAAAGTGTGTTAATGGGCACTTATGAGAAATTTTAAGATTATTTAGGAGTTAACTCAGGGAATTTTTTACGGTGTT
Protein-coding regions in this window:
- a CDS encoding YbhB/YbcL family Raf kinase inhibitor-like protein; its protein translation is MLLKSEFFKEGGNIPAKYTCQGIDISPPLIFEEIPDNTLSLALLMEDPDVPLNLRKDGLWVHWILYNLDAQMTFLEEGEKNGVCGFNTGGTLGYMGPCPPDRKHRYFFTLYALDRLTDFQEGLSRSEFLQLIEPHVIEKSVLMGTYEKF